The following proteins come from a genomic window of Chryseobacterium glaciei:
- a CDS encoding prephenate dehydrogenase, producing the protein MKISIIGVGLIGGSIALKLRQKGITDFIYGIDNNNEHLNQALDLKIIDAKVDLEYGIKNSDLIIVAIPVDSARKILPNILDLISENQTVMDAGSTKAGIVVAVKDHPKRSRFVAFHPMWGTENNGPKSAVSESFSGKAGVICNKEESAEDALHLVEKIVESLDMHLIYMNAEAHDVHTAYISHISHITSYALANTVLEKEREEETIFQLASSGFSSTVRLAKSHPEMWVPIFKQNKENVLDVLNEHISQLRKFKVALEKENYEYLGELISNANKIRGILDK; encoded by the coding sequence TTACAGATTTCATTTATGGAATCGACAATAATAATGAACATCTTAACCAAGCATTAGATTTAAAAATAATTGATGCTAAAGTTGATCTTGAATACGGAATAAAAAATTCTGATCTTATCATCGTAGCTATTCCCGTAGATTCTGCAAGGAAAATTTTGCCTAATATTTTAGATCTGATTTCAGAAAACCAAACCGTAATGGATGCCGGTTCTACCAAAGCTGGAATTGTTGTTGCCGTAAAAGATCACCCAAAACGTTCAAGATTTGTAGCCTTTCACCCAATGTGGGGAACGGAAAATAATGGCCCAAAATCTGCTGTTTCAGAAAGTTTTTCAGGAAAAGCAGGGGTTATTTGTAATAAAGAAGAATCTGCAGAAGATGCTTTACATTTAGTTGAAAAAATCGTTGAAAGTCTTGATATGCATTTGATTTACATGAATGCAGAAGCTCATGATGTTCACACCGCTTATATTTCACATATTTCACACATTACATCTTATGCTTTAGCAAATACAGTATTGGAAAAAGAGCGTGAAGAAGAAACTATTTTTCAATTGGCGAGTTCCGGTTTTTCGAGTACGGTTCGTTTAGCAAAATCTCATCCTGAAATGTGGGTTCCGATCTTTAAACAAAACAAAGAAAATGTTTTGGATGTTTTGAATGAACATATTTCTCAGTTAAGGAAATTCAAAGTTGCCTTGGAAAAAGAGAATTATGAATACTTAGGAGAATTGATTTCTAATGCTAATAAAATACGAGGAATACTTGATAAATAG